A single genomic interval of Pelagerythrobacter marensis harbors:
- a CDS encoding MFS transporter — MPFARGRHVFAFLGVVTFLTAIGNIGLVSVMPTIGRAVGMPDYLVASVFSLSALTWAVSSPFWTRHVAGAGPNRYIRAGLVGFLLSMAGCGGAVAFGLAGLITPFACFLAFFVLRAVFGFLGSASAIATQSLIAHATAGEQRTRVLTGLAGALSLGTIVGPAVAPFAIVEPFGLIGPMVLFAALGALALAGTYVFLPRGANAAAPSRAHSSSDNSILAVWRGRGSGPALSFGLLLCSAQAINLYTIGFVLLDRVQAGPLVAQERIGVTMTLGAAMALVAQWGLPRIMRPVPMRMMLIGTALSLMGNLIALLDPSELAASAGFVVACFGYGQARPGFSAAASLGGTDAEQVAIASATSFIAGASIMLPPVVAAAAYEGWAGAPFALAIGLLVLGIGVLAAGPIVFRER; from the coding sequence GTGCCGTTCGCGCGCGGGCGGCACGTCTTCGCCTTTCTCGGTGTCGTCACTTTTCTGACGGCGATCGGGAATATCGGGCTGGTTTCCGTCATGCCGACGATCGGGCGGGCGGTGGGCATGCCCGACTATCTCGTCGCGAGCGTATTCTCGCTGTCGGCGCTGACCTGGGCGGTCAGTTCGCCGTTCTGGACCCGCCACGTCGCGGGCGCCGGACCGAACCGCTACATCCGCGCGGGGCTGGTGGGATTTCTGCTGTCGATGGCGGGCTGCGGTGGCGCGGTCGCCTTCGGGCTTGCCGGGCTGATAACGCCGTTCGCGTGTTTTCTCGCCTTCTTCGTCCTGCGCGCGGTGTTCGGCTTTCTCGGCTCGGCCTCGGCGATTGCGACCCAGTCGCTGATAGCGCATGCGACCGCCGGGGAGCAGCGCACCCGCGTGCTCACCGGGTTGGCCGGAGCGCTTAGCCTCGGCACGATCGTCGGGCCCGCCGTCGCGCCGTTCGCGATTGTGGAGCCTTTCGGCCTCATCGGACCGATGGTGCTGTTCGCTGCGCTGGGGGCCCTGGCGCTGGCGGGGACTTACGTCTTCCTTCCGCGCGGAGCGAATGCGGCAGCGCCGTCGCGGGCGCATTCGAGTTCGGATAACTCGATCCTCGCGGTATGGCGCGGACGGGGAAGCGGGCCGGCACTCAGCTTTGGGCTGCTGCTCTGCAGCGCGCAGGCGATCAACCTCTACACCATCGGTTTCGTCTTGCTGGACCGGGTGCAGGCTGGCCCGCTCGTGGCGCAGGAACGGATCGGCGTGACGATGACTCTGGGCGCGGCGATGGCGCTGGTGGCGCAATGGGGGCTGCCGCGGATCATGCGGCCTGTGCCGATGCGGATGATGCTGATCGGGACCGCATTGTCGCTCATGGGCAACCTGATCGCGCTGCTCGATCCGAGCGAACTGGCGGCATCGGCCGGATTCGTCGTCGCCTGCTTCGGCTACGGCCAGGCGCGGCCGGGGTTCAGCGCTGCGGCATCGCTCGGCGGCACGGACGCAGAGCAGGTCGCAATCGCCTCCGCGACATCGTTCATCGCCGGAGCCTCGATCATGCTCCCGCCGGTGGTCGCCGCGGCCGCTTACGAGGGGTGGGCGGGGGCACCGTTCGCGCTCGCGATCGGCTTGCTGGTGCTGGGGATCGGCGTGCTCGCGGCCGGGCCCATTGTCTTTCGCGAGCGATAA
- a CDS encoding amidohydrolase family protein has product MDRYLVISSDGHVGLPPERYRDYLDSKYHELFDETVQKEIKAREEHEKRFLIDDFNNKWRAKVGDGLEGAWDGAIRNRILDGDGVAAEVLFPDGITERNAPPFGADIGLRPNADRAELQWAGARAHNRWLAEFCRDDPHRRIGLAVIPALYDLDETMKEIRWAADNGLKGVFFPAFTEGFDMYNHTKYHKVWAMLEEMNLPLHFHSGAAPAYDTTQPGWIGTYLCEFAFWMTRPLWGLTFGGVFEEYPRLKVCFTEAGGEFWFPWIMQLMDIRASAKHTSGKLGDYYANMSMKPSEYFARNVWVGCSALPDEETTQSYYDIGIDRILWGTDYPHPEGTWPNTAEKMMESLGGLPEDDIQKMLGTNALEVYDLDEKALWDIAAKIGPRREAFIKEAAE; this is encoded by the coding sequence ATGGATCGCTACCTGGTAATTTCCTCCGATGGACACGTAGGCCTGCCGCCGGAGCGCTATCGCGACTATCTCGACAGCAAGTATCATGAGCTGTTCGACGAGACCGTGCAGAAGGAGATCAAGGCGCGCGAGGAGCACGAGAAGCGTTTCCTGATCGACGATTTCAACAACAAGTGGCGCGCCAAGGTCGGCGACGGCCTCGAAGGCGCGTGGGACGGCGCGATCCGCAATCGCATCCTCGACGGCGACGGCGTCGCTGCCGAAGTCCTCTTCCCCGACGGCATCACCGAGCGCAACGCCCCGCCGTTCGGCGCCGATATCGGGCTGCGCCCCAATGCCGACCGGGCGGAGCTGCAATGGGCCGGCGCCCGGGCACATAATCGCTGGCTGGCCGAATTCTGCCGGGACGATCCGCACCGCCGCATCGGTCTGGCGGTGATCCCGGCGCTCTACGATCTCGACGAGACGATGAAGGAAATCCGCTGGGCGGCGGACAACGGGTTGAAGGGCGTGTTCTTCCCCGCCTTCACCGAAGGCTTCGACATGTACAACCACACCAAGTATCACAAGGTGTGGGCGATGCTGGAAGAGATGAACCTCCCGCTGCATTTCCATTCGGGCGCGGCACCGGCCTACGACACCACCCAGCCGGGCTGGATCGGCACGTATCTGTGCGAATTCGCCTTCTGGATGACCCGCCCGCTCTGGGGCCTGACCTTCGGCGGCGTGTTCGAGGAGTATCCCAGGCTCAAGGTCTGCTTCACCGAAGCCGGCGGCGAGTTCTGGTTCCCGTGGATCATGCAGCTCATGGATATCCGCGCCTCGGCCAAGCACACGAGCGGCAAGCTGGGCGACTACTATGCCAACATGAGCATGAAGCCGAGCGAGTACTTCGCACGCAACGTATGGGTCGGCTGCTCCGCATTGCCCGACGAGGAGACCACCCAGTCGTACTACGACATCGGCATCGACCGGATCCTGTGGGGCACCGACTACCCACACCCGGAAGGCACCTGGCCGAACACGGCGGAGAAGATGATGGAAAGCCTCGGCGGCCTGCCCGAAGACGATATCCAGAAGATGCTCGGCACCAACGCGCTTGAGGTTTACGATCTCGACGAGAAGGCGCTGTGGGACATTGCCGCGAAGATCGGCCCCCGGCGCGAGGCATTCATCAAGGAAGCGGCCGAGTAA